A DNA window from Pirellulales bacterium contains the following coding sequences:
- a CDS encoding DNA-binding transcriptional regulator — MARIREIALAFPRGAHQEVFIEGVLKYAVENDCNWSYITAPESLSLSVLDLVGWPGDGILAALNTEEEARCAANMAIPVVNISSALAESPVPRSIVDNPAIGAIAAEHLISKGFRAFAFYGLSDVQYSRERLAGFVQRLEAEDLTCVEFLSPPTFGLGGNKWLQQHRALAVWLAQLATPCGLFAVSDYRARMALDACRQIGSEVPEKVALIGVDNEQIICEHARPRLTSVARNDRLEGYRAAAMLDRLMRGESQLLDETPIPPLEVVQRDSTATFAVEDPRLRDALAYIHERLGTPITIDDVLKHARVSRRWLEYAFRGVLHETPYQYLRRQRLSLAKRLLAEQSGVKMQRIAQLSGFSSGKHLAIAFQKAYGVSPRDFRRNARS, encoded by the coding sequence GTGGCACGAATTCGTGAAATCGCCTTGGCATTTCCCCGTGGCGCCCACCAGGAGGTGTTCATCGAGGGCGTGCTCAAGTACGCGGTCGAGAACGACTGCAACTGGTCGTACATTACGGCCCCCGAGTCGTTGTCGTTGTCGGTGCTCGATCTCGTCGGTTGGCCCGGTGACGGGATCCTCGCCGCGCTCAATACGGAGGAAGAAGCACGATGCGCCGCGAACATGGCGATTCCGGTCGTCAACATTTCCAGCGCCCTTGCCGAATCGCCGGTGCCGCGCTCGATCGTCGACAACCCGGCGATTGGCGCCATCGCGGCCGAGCATTTGATTTCGAAGGGTTTTCGCGCCTTCGCGTTCTACGGTCTGTCGGACGTACAGTACTCGCGTGAGCGGCTTGCCGGGTTCGTCCAGCGACTTGAAGCGGAAGACCTGACTTGCGTCGAGTTCCTGTCCCCTCCCACGTTCGGTCTGGGGGGGAACAAATGGCTGCAGCAGCACCGGGCGCTCGCCGTATGGCTCGCCCAATTGGCGACTCCCTGCGGGTTGTTCGCCGTGTCGGACTACCGCGCCCGAATGGCGTTGGATGCTTGCCGCCAGATCGGGAGCGAGGTTCCCGAGAAGGTCGCCTTGATCGGCGTCGACAACGAGCAGATCATCTGCGAGCATGCCCGTCCCCGACTCACGAGCGTCGCTCGCAACGACCGGCTCGAAGGATACCGCGCAGCGGCGATGCTCGATCGTCTGATGCGGGGCGAGTCGCAGTTGCTCGACGAAACCCCGATCCCGCCGCTGGAAGTCGTCCAGCGCGACTCGACTGCGACGTTCGCGGTCGAAGACCCGCGGTTGCGCGACGCGTTGGCGTACATTCACGAGCGGCTTGGCACGCCGATCACGATCGACGACGTGTTGAAGCACGCCCGCGTCTCACGACGGTGGTTGGAGTACGCGTTCCGCGGGGTGCTGCACGAAACGCCTTACCAGTACCTGCGACGACAACGCCTGTCGCTCGCCAAGCGGCTGCTTGCCGAACAGTCAGGCGTGAAGATGCAACGCATTGCGCAGCTCTCCGGGTTCTCGTCCGGCAAGCATCTGGCGATCGCGTTCCAAAAAGCGTACGGCGTGAGCCCGCGAGATTTTCGCCGCAACGCGCGTTCGTGA
- a CDS encoding DEAD/DEAH box helicase, giving the protein MANAPYFLGAVVQQRTGEPAGFAFALAGDHFSERHSVTTPFSTLGLAEPFLRATAELGYEVATPIQAKAIPVVLAGRDLIGCAQTGTGKTAAFTLPMLDRLTQNRPARSDASQDQPRGPKGSQPKPRRLRALVLSPTRELAAQISESLKRYGQYTPLRHAVVYGGVSQHPQVKTLRHGVDALVATPGRLIDLMQQGFIDLKGIEILVFDEADQMLDMGFLPALKRIVAAVPADRQTLMFSATMPAAIRELAQQWLRSPASVEAARVGAPAERIAQSVFMVDKQRKGDLLTALLKSTPRGRTLVFSRTKHGADKLVKRLNRDGVRAAAIHGNKSQGARTRTLDQFKGNNPPVLVATDLAARGLDINEISHVYNFDLPEVADTYVHRIGRTARAGAEGIAVSFCSGDERGLLREIERLIKAKITVEQNVAGFEPLTPAPAEIADPSGGSLGRRGPARRPARQGGASRGGDRPAHGARAKTTGRPRRSKSTTTSAAAHAPAKPADGGASGRPRRRRRREL; this is encoded by the coding sequence ATGGCAAACGCCCCCTATTTCCTGGGGGCCGTCGTGCAGCAACGAACGGGCGAACCCGCCGGGTTTGCGTTCGCGCTGGCCGGCGATCATTTTTCAGAAAGACACTCTGTGACGACACCCTTCTCCACCCTCGGCTTGGCCGAACCGTTCCTCCGGGCGACCGCCGAACTCGGTTATGAGGTCGCGACGCCAATTCAGGCCAAGGCGATTCCGGTCGTGCTGGCGGGCCGCGACCTGATCGGTTGCGCCCAGACCGGCACCGGCAAGACGGCGGCGTTCACGCTGCCGATGCTCGATCGGCTGACTCAGAATCGGCCTGCGCGCAGCGACGCGTCCCAAGACCAGCCGCGCGGCCCGAAAGGGAGCCAGCCCAAACCGCGCCGTTTGCGGGCGCTGGTGCTGTCGCCCACGCGCGAACTGGCGGCCCAAATTTCCGAAAGCCTGAAACGTTACGGACAATACACCCCCCTGCGGCACGCGGTCGTCTACGGCGGCGTTTCGCAGCACCCGCAGGTCAAGACCTTGCGGCACGGCGTCGACGCCCTCGTCGCGACGCCGGGCCGGCTGATCGATCTCATGCAGCAAGGGTTTATCGATCTCAAGGGGATCGAAATCCTGGTCTTTGACGAGGCCGACCAGATGCTCGACATGGGCTTCCTGCCGGCCCTCAAGCGAATCGTCGCCGCCGTGCCCGCCGATCGGCAGACGCTGATGTTCTCGGCGACGATGCCTGCGGCGATTCGCGAGTTGGCTCAACAGTGGCTTCGTTCTCCTGCGTCGGTCGAAGCGGCCCGCGTCGGCGCCCCGGCCGAGCGGATCGCCCAGTCGGTATTCATGGTCGACAAGCAGCGCAAGGGAGACCTCCTGACGGCTCTGCTCAAATCGACGCCCCGCGGGCGCACGTTGGTCTTCAGCCGCACGAAGCACGGCGCCGACAAGCTCGTCAAACGGCTGAATCGCGACGGCGTGCGAGCCGCGGCGATCCATGGCAACAAGAGCCAAGGCGCCCGCACGCGAACACTCGATCAGTTCAAGGGGAACAATCCCCCGGTGTTGGTGGCGACCGACTTGGCGGCTCGCGGGCTCGACATCAACGAGATTTCGCACGTCTACAACTTCGACCTGCCCGAGGTCGCCGACACCTACGTCCACCGCATTGGGCGCACCGCCCGCGCCGGGGCCGAGGGGATTGCCGTCTCGTTCTGCTCGGGGGACGAGCGGGGCTTGCTCCGCGAGATCGAGCGGTTGATCAAGGCGAAGATCACGGTTGAGCAGAACGTGGCCGGTTTCGAACCGCTGACGCCGGCGCCGGCGGAGATCGCCGATCCTTCCGGCGGTTCGCTTGGCCGGCGCGGTCCGGCCCGCCGTCCCGCCCGGCAGGGAGGCGCCTCGCGCGGCGGCGATCGGCCGGCCCACGGGGCCCGCGCCAAAACGACAGGTCGGCCGCGTCGCAGCAAGTCGACGACGACGTCCGCCGCTGCTCACGCTCCGGCCAAGCCTGCCGACGGGGGCGCCTCGGGACGCCCGCGTCGCCGTCGCCGCCGCGAACTGTAA